In Odocoileus virginianus isolate 20LAN1187 ecotype Illinois chromosome 15, Ovbor_1.2, whole genome shotgun sequence, a genomic segment contains:
- the RNF139 gene encoding E3 ubiquitin-protein ligase RNF139, which produces MAAVGPPQQQVRMAHQQVWAALEVALRVPCLYIIDAIFNSYHDPSQSRFCIGLQIFLRLLGIFVSSIVLILSQRSLFKFYMYSSAFLLAATSVLVNYYAALHVDFYGAYNTSAFGIELLPRKGPSLWMALIVLQLTFGIGYITLLQIHSIYSQLIILDLLVPVIGLITELPLHIRETLVFTSSLILTLNTVLVLAVKLKWFYYSTRYVYLLVRHMYRIYGLQLLMEDTWKRIRFPDVLRVFWLTRMTAQATVLIYILRMANETDSFFLSWDDFWDLICNLIISGCDSTLTVLGMSAVISSVAHYLGLGILAFIGSTEEDDRRLGFVAPVLFFILALQTGLSGLRPEERLIRLSRNMCLLLTAVLHFIHGMTDPVLMSLSASHVSSFRRHFPVLFVSACLFILPVILSYVLWHHYALNTWLFAVTAFCVELCLKVIVSLTVYTLFMIDGYYNVLWEKLDDYVYYVRSTGNIIEFIFGVVMFGNGAYTMMFESGSKIRACMMCLHAYFNIYLQAKNGWKTFMNRRTAVKKINSLPEIKGSRLQEIDDVCAICYHEFTTSARITPCNHYFHALCLRKWLYIQDTCPMCHQKVYIEDDIKDNTNISNNNGFIAPNENPEEAIQEAAAESDRELNEDDSTDCDDDAQRERNGVIQHTGTAAEELIDDDTD; this is translated from the exons ATGGCGGCGGTGGGGCCCCCGCAGCAGCAGGTGCGGATGGCCCATCAGCAGGTCTGGGCGGCGCTCGAAGTGGCGCTCCGGGTGCCCTGCCTTTACATCATCGACGCCATTTTCAACTCCTACCACGATCCCAGCCAAAGCCGGTTCTGCATTGGACTCCAGATCTTCCTCCGGCTCCTTG gtATATTTGTATCCAGTATTGTTCTGATCTTGTCACAGCGATCACTTTTCAAGTTTTACATGTACAGCTCAGCCTTTCTATTAGCTGCGACTTCAGTGTTGGTAAATTATTATGCTGCTTTGCACGTTGACTTCTATGGTGCCTACAACACATCAGCttttggaattgagctgcttCCTCGAAAAGGGCCCTCGCTGTGGATGGCACTCATTGTTCTACAGCTAACATTTGGAATTGGATACATCACACTACTCCAAATTCATTCCATCTATTCACAGTTAATTATTTTGGATCTCTTGGTTCCTGTAATAGGCTTAATCACAGAACTACCGTTACACATCCGAGAGACTTTAGTTTTTACTTCTTCCTTGATTCTCACATTAAATACAGTGCTTGTCTTGGCAGTGAAACTTAAGTGGTTTTATTATTCCACAAGATACGTTTATCTTTTAGTGAGGCACATGTATCGAATTTATGGATTACAGTTATTAATGGAGGACACTTGGAAGAGGATTCGTTTTCCAGATGTCCTGCGAGTCTTCTGGCTAACAAGAATGACAGCTCAGGCTACAgtattaatatacattttaagaatgGCTAATGAAACggattccttctttctttcttgggaTGATTTCTGGGACCTCATTTGCAACCTTATCATTAGTGGATGTGACTCCACACTCACTGTCCTGGGCATGAGTGCTGTCATCTCCTCAGTAGCCCACTACTTGGGTCTTGGAATATTGGCCTTCATTGGATCGACTGAAGAAGACGACAGGCGACTTGGCTTTGTAgcacctgttttatttttcattttagctctTCAGACTGGTTTAAGTGGGCTAAGACCAGAAGAGAGACTTATTCGCTTAAGCAGAAACATGTGCCTTTTATTAACAGCAGTCCTGCATTTCATCCATGGAATGACAGACCCTGTATTAATGTCGCTCAGTGCCTCTCATGTGTCATCTTTTCGTAGACATTTTCCTGTGCTCTTTGTTTCTGCTTGCCTGTTTATTCTTCCTGTTATACTCAGTTATGTTCTTTGGCATCACTATGCACTAAATACATGGTTATTTGCAGTTACAGCCTTTTGTGTGGAGCTCTGCTTAAAAGTAATAGTTTCTCTCACTGTTTATACGTTATTCATGATTGATGGCTACTATAATGTCCTCTGGGAAAAGCTTGATGATTATGTCTACTATGTTCGTTCAACAGGCAATATTATTGAATTTATATTTGGAGTAGTAATGTTTGGAAATGGGGCTTATACTATGATGTTTGAGTCAGGAAGTAAAATCCGGGCTTGTATGATGTGCTTACATGCCTATTTTAACATCTACTTACAAGCGAAAAATGGCTGGAAGACATTCATGAATCGTAGAACTgctgtaaaaaaaattaattcacttcCTGAAATAAAGGGGAGCCGCCTACAAGAAATAGATGACGTATGTGCAATCTGCTATCATGAGTTTACAACATCTGCTCGTATCACACCGTGTAATCACTATTTCCACGCACTTTGCCTTCGGAAATGGCTGTACATTCAAGATACTTGTCCAATGTGCCATCAAAAAGTGTACATTGAAGATGATATCAAGGATAACACAAATATATCTAACAACAATGGATTTATTGCACCCAATGAAAATCCAGAGGAAGCTATACAAGAAGCTGCTGCCGAATCTGACAGGGAATTGAATGAAGATGACAGTACAGATTGTGATGATGAtgctcagagagaaagaaacGGAGTGATTCAGCACACAGGCACAGCAGCTGAAGAACTGATTGATGACGATACTgattaa